From a region of the Odocoileus virginianus isolate 20LAN1187 ecotype Illinois chromosome 1, Ovbor_1.2, whole genome shotgun sequence genome:
- the LOC110150199 gene encoding olfactory receptor 2A2-like — protein sequence MESNQSWIAEFILVGFQLSEDMELVLFGIFSLLYTFNLLANGMILGLICLDPRLHTPMYYFLSHLAIIDISYASSNLPNLLADLVKHKKNISFVLCTLQMIFNLTFASIECLILVVMSYDRFVAICHPLQYTIIMNWRVCTFLAIACWACGFSLAIVQVSLFLRLPFCGPQKVNHFFCEIQSVLKVTCGDIWINEIFLFAEGVFILVGPLSLMLVSYMRILWAILKIQSKEGRKKAFSTCSSHLCVVGFYFGIAMMVYLAPNSNHQEEQKKILFLFYTLFNPLLNPLVYSVRNAQVKAAFHRVLQKKRTV from the coding sequence ATGGAGAGCAATCAATCATGGATTGCAGAATTCATCCTGGTAGGATTCCAGCTCAGTGAAGACATGGAATTGGTCCTGTTTGGTATCTTCTCCCTGTTATATACCTTCAACCTGCTGGCAAATGGCATGATCTTGGGTCTCATCTGCCTCGACCCTAGActgcacacccccatgtactacTTCCTGTCTCATCTGGCCATCATTGACATATCCTATGCTTCTAGCAATTTGCCCAATTTGCTGGCAGATCTAGTGAAGCACAAAAAAAACATCTCCTTTGTCTTATGTACTTTGCAGATGATTTTTAATTTGACTTTTGCTTCAATAGAGTGTTTGATTTTGGTGGTGATGTCCTATGACAGGTTTGTGGCGATCTGCCACCCCCTGCAGTACACGATCATCATGAACTGGAGGGTGTGCACATTCCTGGCCATCGCTTGCTGGGCGTGTGGATTTTCCCTGGCCATAGTCCAAGTAAGTCTGTTTCTAAGGCTGCCCTTCTGTGGGCCCCAGAAGGTGAACCACTTCTTCTGTGAAATTCAATCTGTCCTCAAAGTGACCTGTGGTGACATCTGGATCAATGAAATATTCCTCTTTGCTGAAGGTGTGTTTATTTTAGTTGGACCTCTTTCCCTGATGCTGGTCTCCTACATGCGCATCCTCTGGGCCATCCTGAAGATCCAGTCAAAGGAGGGCCGCAagaaagccttctccacctgctcctcccacctctgTGTGGTTGGGTTCTACTTTGGCATAGCCATGATGGTGTACTTGGCCCCTAACAGTAATCACCAAGAGGAACAGAAGAAAATCCTTTTCCTGTTTTACACTCTATTCAACCCATTGCTGAACCCTCTTGTTTACAGTGTAAGGAATGCTCAAGTGAAGGCTGCCTTCCATAGAGTATTGCAGAAAAAGAGGACAGTGTGA